One window from the genome of Streptomyces sp. NBC_00708 encodes:
- a CDS encoding TetR/AcrR family transcriptional regulator, which produces MAGAAGSGKGSGTREGRAGGKRSGPRDMAAGVALLWGERERPARGPKPSLTPRRIADEAVAVADAEGFDAVSMGRVAAGLGVSGMALYRYVPGKSELVELMVEVVLADVPDLTDEGPGWRERLAAWSRRSWQVYADHPWLLAATAMRRQIMGPHQLGWLDAAHAALEPTGLGAADRQRVIVLLIGQVRSLAQQSADFDAEHAREWGRLTGELLERHADRFPALTRAIADGAFESSGLESLDFGLDRILDGVQVMIDEASA; this is translated from the coding sequence ATGGCCGGTGCGGCCGGGAGCGGCAAGGGGAGCGGTACGCGGGAGGGGCGCGCGGGAGGCAAGCGGTCCGGGCCGAGGGACATGGCGGCCGGGGTGGCGCTGCTCTGGGGCGAGCGGGAGCGGCCGGCCCGGGGCCCCAAGCCGTCGCTGACCCCGCGCCGGATCGCCGACGAGGCGGTCGCGGTGGCCGACGCCGAGGGATTCGACGCCGTCTCGATGGGGCGGGTCGCGGCCGGGCTCGGGGTCTCGGGGATGGCGCTCTACCGCTATGTGCCCGGCAAGAGCGAGCTGGTCGAGCTGATGGTGGAGGTCGTCCTCGCCGATGTGCCCGACCTGACGGACGAGGGGCCGGGGTGGCGGGAGCGGCTGGCCGCCTGGAGCCGCCGGTCCTGGCAGGTGTACGCCGACCATCCCTGGCTGCTGGCGGCCACCGCGATGCGCCGCCAGATCATGGGCCCCCACCAGCTCGGCTGGCTGGACGCGGCGCACGCGGCGCTGGAGCCGACCGGTCTCGGCGCGGCCGACCGGCAGCGGGTCATCGTGCTCCTGATCGGCCAGGTGCGCAGCCTCGCCCAGCAGTCGGCGGACTTCGACGCGGAGCACGCCCGCGAGTGGGGCCGGCTGACGGGCGAACTCCTGGAGCGGCACGCCGACCGGTTTCCCGCGCTGACCCGGGCCATCGCGGACGGGGCGTTCGAGTCGAGCGGCCTCGAATCGCTGGACTTCGGTCTCGACCGCATCCTGGACGGCGTCCAGGTGATGATCGACGAGGCGTCCGCGTAG